aaagctgtttttcaacagcttagtgctttcttggcactaaataactgttttgatgtcttccaatCAGGATTTTGACCACACCAcggcactgagacggctcttgttaaggtctttaATGACGTCTATTTAAACAATGAcggtggcagaatttcagtcttagtattattggatcctGCATTCGACACAGTCGATCACAACATATTattagacagacttgaaaactgggttggactttctggcacagtactaaactggtttgaatcctacttaaaggacaggggctactttgtgtctataggtaatcacacatctgagctaacACAAATGAcatggagttccccaaggctccattcaggggcatccatcagacagctgcagctgattcagaacactGCTGTTCGAGTCCTCACttagaccaaaaaagtggatcacatcactcgagttctgaggtctttacattggcttcctgtctgtcaaagaattgatttcaaaatcctgctgttagttcataaagcactgaatggtttagggccaaaatacatttctctgtcctcagagtcaaaactaaacatggagaagcagcgttcagttattatgctccgtatatctggaacaaactccctgataactgcaggtctgctgaaactctcagttcttttaaattaagactgaagacttttctttttaccactgcttttaattcaattaaattaaagccGTAGATTGGTACCTTTCACTGCACTGGAACGTCcggttttctttttctttatttttagattttcagtgcCCTGATTGTAcattgcactgtaacttttactgtcctgttttaccctgttttcaTAATGTGTTTAAGTTTTTCAATAtccctgtgttgcttttatgtctgatgtaaagcactttgaattgccttgtctttgaaatgtgctatacaaataaacttgccttgccttatgAGGAACCAGTTTATTCATGAAATTACATATCCCAGAAAACAACCACagcaagagaaagacagacaggggaaCCTGTTTTTGTGGCATGCAGGTGCTCTGCTCCCTATTTTCAACCGTCAGTAAGCATATTAAAAGGTGCCTTTGTACTGtttttaatttccattttaCAGGGGACAAAAAGTCACAATGAACAAGCTTTGAGCGGCTGAGCATGACTCTGTaggattttaatttaaattctaGAAATTTTCAAAGATTTCAATGATAAGAGTCTAAGGAAGTCGAAAcgaaatggaaataaaatatgaaCAGGACTTCTACAATAGTTCATTTTTAATAACAGTTAAAATAAACTactcaaaaaatgtgttttgcatattgttacttggatgtttgagcttcactgtgtCACGTACGTCTACTGAAGAGGGCTGATTTCTCTGCCCTCAcccaaatcttttttttaaccatatGCAACTTACACAAGCTTGATGTGGGAAATTAAAACCTTCAGCGCGCATATGAGGTAAAGGACCTTTCATGAGAAAATCGAAAGTGAAGATGGCTGCACAGATAAGATGCAAATAGAAACCTTATGTGCGGCATTCACTATGTTTGGCCTATCAGTGACAGTAGCCTACAAAGAAACAAAACCTGACTAAATTGCGGAAGTAGTCTGCAGCAGTTTGCATCTGAAACTGAACCGGTATCTGCGTGCAAGCAGCTGTTGTAAAACACTCGACACAAGCAAAATTAATTTCAGTGAACAGGACTTTTATCCCAccgttttattcctttttaaatacaatttcttTACTGGATATAAGAGGTCATCATCATGAACTCTCTGAACCAACAGAAGGCTACTCTCTACGCTCTCTGAGAGTCACCGCCCcttttttttatgaaagaggATACATGAAGCATCTGTACCTTACATGACACGTAAAATTGGCAGGAATAAAACACAACGTAGAGTGAtgatgaagagactgtttctgTTTGGCCCAGAGGCAAAGCCCGAAGTGTGACNNNNNNNNNNNNNNNNNNNNNNNNNNNNNNNNNNNNNNNNNNNNNNNNNNNNNNNNNNNNNNNNNNNNNNNNNNNNNNNNNNNNNNNNNNNNNNNNNNNNTTTCACTGCACTGGAACGTCcggttttctttttctttatttttagattttcagtgcCCTGATTGTAcattgcactgtaacttttactgtcctgttttaccctgttttcaTAATGTGTTTAAGTTTTTCAATAtccctgtgttgcttttatgtctgatgtaaagcactttgaattgccttgtctttgaaatgtgctatacaaataaacttgccttgccttatgAGGAACCAGTTTATTCATGAAATTACATATCCCAGAAAACAACCACagcaagagaaagacagacaggggaaCCTGTTTTTGTGGCATGCAGGTGCTCTGCTCCCTATTTTCAACCGTCAGTAAGCATATTAAAAGGTGCCTTTGTACTGtttttaatttccattttaCAGGGGACAAAAAGTCACAATGAACAAGCTTTGAGCGGCTGAGCATGACTCTGTaggattttaatttaaattctaGAAATTTTCAAAGATTTCAATGATAAGAGTCTAAGGAAGTCGAAAcgaaatggaaataaaatatgaaCAGGACTTCTACAATAGTTCATTTTTAATAACAGTTAAAATAAACTactcaaaaaatgtgttttgcatattgttacttggatgtttgagcttcactgtgtCACGTACGTCTACTGAAGAGGGCTGATTTCTCTGCCCTCAcccaaatcttttttttaaccatatGCAACTTACACAAGCTTGATGTGGGAAATTAAAACCTTCAGCGCGCATATGAGGTAAAGGACCTTTCATGAGAAAATCGAAAGTGAAGATGGCTGCACAGATAAGATGCAAATAGAAACCTTATGTGCGGCATTCACTATGTTTGGCCTATCAGTGACAGTAGCCTACAAAGAAACAAAACCTGACTAAATTGCGGAAGTAGTCTGCAGCAGTTTGCATCTGAAACTGAACCGGTATCTGCGTGCAAGCAGCTGTTGTAAAACACTCGACACAAGCAAAATTAATTTCAGTGAACAGGACTTTTATCCCAccgttttattcctttttaaatacaatttcttTACTGGATATAAGAGGTCATCATCATGAACTCTCTGAACCAACAGAAGGCTACTCTCTACGCTCTCTGAGAGTCACCGCCCcttttttttatgaaagaggATACATGAAGCATCTGTACCTTACATGACACGTAAAATTGGCAGGAATAAAACACAACGTAGAGTGAtgatgaagagactgtttctgTTTGGCCCAGAGGCAAAGCCCGAAGTGTGACGTAATAATATCTACTGCGCCCCCTGTCCACCAATGGAGTCACAGCCCCATTTTATGAAAGAGGATACTTGACACATCTGTACCTTTGCGTTGTAAACACAGAGAACTACCAGGAAAACAAAACCTTATGATTCTTTATTCATTCAGTTTCCTATAGGCCATTCAACGCTCTTCACAGTTTCCATTTCCCCTGTTTactgaaaataaagtgaatTTTATTTGAGGAAAAGGTGGTTGCTGCAACAAGCATTAAATGAAGTTGGGATGCAAATACACAtgctaatatttatttaattaatatagCATACCATTTAAAGAATTTGACAGTttaaaaagtttctttttaaattaagaaCACTTCAAGTGTTTAACAAACTAAAGACGCTGTGGTGGGCTGAGGCTGCTGAATGATGAGGCAGACTGcacaaaggttttttttttttcaaatcaaatgtGAATTATAGGCTATAGGCTATATTATTTTGCCCAAACATTAGCCTAATAACTCTCTCTGCACGTGGCACCAAATAGGCTAAACACAAGATGTTGTGTTAAATGAAGAGGTAAATGACTGATCCCTGTCCAGGAGGTAAAAAGGAAAAAGTTTCCAGTCTTCTACCTTACTTGATGACAAGAGTGTCGGGACCTCAacctaacagtgaaagacaaggAAACCAAACCTAACTTAACTTTCAGTTTCTTTTCTGCTCCATCACTGAAGGATCCTACCGCAGTTTCCATTTGCCACACACTCAACCGAGATTCGGTGTGCAAGCAGCTGTAGCTAAACTGGACacgagaaaaaaaatcatttcagCGGTTTTATTGCTCTAGAAACACAATTTCTTTACAGAATAAAAGAAGGCATCATCATGAACTCCCTGAACCAACAGTACGAGGAGAAGGTGCGTCCCTGCATTGACCTCATTGACTCTCTTCGCTCTCTGGGTGTAGAGAAGGACTTGGCTCTGCCTGCTATCGCCGTGATTGGAGACCAGAGCTCGGGGAAGAGCTCCGTGCTGGAGGCGCTGTCAGGGGTGGCTCTGCCAAGAGGGAGTGGTAAGTCATTTACAAAACACCCTTTGCCTTTGACCAAACAACTTTAGGGACGTGTTTTGAAGGAAGGAGCAAGTAATGGATTACCTTCCACAGGTTCAAATATTCTACACTGATAATGGTAGGCTATATGTAGGCTAATCGTTCATGCGTGACAAAACGTCACACATATTCAGAAATGCACTGTCTGGCATTTTAATGAGATCCTTTAAAAACACCTGAAACGTTTCCTTTACTCCTGGCTTAACTGCCCACCAAATTAACATAACTAAATAATtaagaattaataaataaaacataacttATTGCCTGGCATAATAATAGCCTATATTGAAAGGCCCAATAATTAAGCTCTTTTACTGACTAAGTATATAGGCTAGAGTAGAATTAAATAGATCATACACCTGATGAAAGTCATGTAGACAGAAATGTTAATAATGAATATACCAGCTGCAAGTGAGATAGTGTGTGGGAGATTTTTCAAAGTTCCTCCTGACCAACCTGTCCCTGAGACCCAACTTTTCACCAAACACACTGGATTTCACTTTGACCTGATCATTCACTCTTCATTCATTCAGGCATCGTGACAAGATGTCCTCTCGAACtgaagatgaagagagagaaacaaggaGAGGAGTGGCACGGAAGGATAAGGTACCGAGACTATGAAGAAGAGATACAAGACCCTGCAGATGTGGAGAAACAGATTAGAGAAGGTACAATgaatttttaaatgtcactaTCAAAAGCCAAGCATTGAAGGAGGTTAAAGATTTGAAGCTGCTTTTCTGTGATCAGCACTTTTTTGTAGCTTTGTAATCATCATACATcatgtcctctctctctccagctcagGACAAAATGGCCGGGAAAGGGTGTGGGATCAGTGATGACCTCATCAGTCTGGAGATCGCCTCTCCTAATGTTCCAGACCTGACGCTCATTGACCTGCCCGGCATCGCGAGGGTGGCTGTGAAGGGACAACCAGAGAACATTGGAGAGCAGGTATGGTTGTTCAGCACTCAATACTTTAGTCTGGAGTGAAATATTTTGACAACTATTGGACGGTTTGATAGACAAACGCTTGCTTGTCATTTCTAGCTGATGACCAATGCTTCTGGATGAAACAATAGCGTTCAGTAGCAGATTTTATTAGATGTGGTTAGCCAGCGTATTTCCAATTTGGTAATTCTGAAGTTTTGAATCTGAACATATCAGACTAATGAAACAACAATACATCCATGTATATTAAGCAAATGGTTTAGCATTGATCAATTAGGAACAATGAGCATAGTGATAGGTATTTTAACAACAGAGAAGAACATCTTATCCAAAGTTATGCATGTACTTTGTATGAACATAAcgtatttgtaaatgtaaatgctataGCGCCTtcctagtcttttcgaccactcaaagcgcttttacactacatctgcatcaGTGCTCatacagaaactaacattcacactcattcatacactggcggaacagccgccaggggcaattcatggttcagtatcttgcccaatgacacttcgacatgcagcttgggggagccaggattgaccctaacagtaatagattctggaaactcacaaatagCGAGGATCAGTCTTTATTTCAATGATTTGTGCTCCGCGTTGCGTACAAAAAGTTGAAGACAGTTCAACTTCGGCAGTGGGCGTGTGCGTGTGGAGAACACTTCATCTCAttgtaacagggacacttgctactgaacatagactgtttgcTGCTCcctgacaaaagaaaaatgtttctgctgataccatgagaaaaaaaaaacggtTGCTCAGAAGTTGCCcattatgatgttatgatcgtggctctggactctgatggtaaattgtttttgttgtgccTATAAAAAGGGGGAAAGTAATGGGAGAAGCATGAAAGAACATACACACGCAGCTCTTGCCTTCACTCGTCTGTATTGAATGCCTTTTTAAACAATGtgtacaaaaaaacatacatctATTCAAGATTCATGCACTCCACTCCACTCCGGCCACAGTCACCATGAGTATCTTCTTAATGCAttctaaattatatttttaactaAATTACCATGTGAAATGTAAATTGTTTTAACCAAAGTTATCACATGACATTTTAATACTCTTTTTTTAACTGAGTTCTCACATAACGCTCAAATGAAAtgtactttaaacaaaattattCATCATCTCAGCCATGACATGAACTAAGCCCTTATAGTGATAAATATGCACATAATTCTTATAACACAAATATGTGGACGTAACAATAGCTAGCTTACACCAAAGACAAAGTAAACACTTGGATATGGCGAGACTCGGACATGGTGAAGCCATAAGGTGCTCCGGCTGCTAGCATACATATCTTCTCAGTTAGCAAGAAACTCTTTGAACAATAAACAAGTGCAAAAACGTCTCTATCACTCATATAAAACCACAGTAACATAGCAAATTAAttacgattaaaatttttaatcgttgcccatcACTAGTTTTTTGTACTAAGAGTGGTGAAATATTACCACATAGCCTACTTGTGTGAATAGTACCATTTCCCTTTCAGTGCATTTGTTCATTATTTGATTAAAACCGCCACAAACACAATAGTGATTTGAGACGTTGTGCAGTTTATAACTTTATACTTGATATAATATGAATGAATACTTTCAGATAAAGAGACTGATCGAGAAGTTCATCAAAAAACAAGAAACCATCAGTTTGGTAGTTGTCCCATGCAACGTGGACATAGCGACCACAGAGGCTTTGAACATGGCCCAGCGGGTGGATCCTGATGGAGAGAGGACTTTGGGTAAGCAGAGTTGCCTATAGAAAAGGGCCACTTGGCTACAAGTTGCTTTCCTTTTAGATAGTTCACTATCTGTTTGTCCTTCTCTTTCTTAGGTATCTTGACAAAGCCTGATCTGGTGGACAAAGGCACAGAAGAGACGATGGTTGAAATTGTCCACAATGAGGTCATCCACCTGAAGAAGGGCTACATGATCGTCAAGTGCAGGGGTCAGCAGGAGATCACAGAGAAGGTGTCTCTTACTGAAGCCACAGAAAGAGAGGCAGCCTTCTTCAAAGAGCATGCATATTTCCAGTAAGTTCAGTCTTTGCAATTTGACAGATTGTGCAGCATGCACTCAGTAACCTTTTATGTCTGCTGTAGAATTCTCTACGATGAAGGCCACGCTACTGTTCCTAAACTGGCAGAAAAACTCACCCTTGAGCTTGTGAATCACATCAAGGTGAATACTTCTTAGTGCTTAACAGTTCACTACAGATTACTCTGTCCACTTCAGGTGTTTAAGGTTTGACCCCTGTGTGATTTGTAGACATCTCTGCCTCGGCTGGAAGAGCAGATAGAGAAGAAATTATTAAAGACTCAGGCAGACCTGGACAGTTGTGGCACTGGACCCCCAATTGATGCAACTGAAAGACTCGGTTTCCTCATTGATGTGGGTTTACTAGCTGGCACGTTTTACACTTAAGGAACACTGCACCTCATAATCAAAAGTGTAACCAAAGTCATTTGAGCTtatgaaaaaacacatttgcccTCTTCTTTTATCTGaacctgttttattttagagaGTGACAGCGTTTACAAAGGATGCTGTCAACCTCAGCACAGGGGAGGACGTCAAATTTGGAGAAAGACTCAATATCTTTTCCATACTCAGAAAAGAGTTTGCGGAATGGAAAGCTATCATAGACAATTCTGGAGTAACATGTAAGTGCAAAACAACTTAAGCAACACGTTTAATGTTTGCCGTTTCTTCCGTGCTTCAAAACTGTAACCTAATAAGTTTTCCTTCCCGCTATGAAAAATGCAAcctattttacatttgaattttAATATGCAAATTCTAAGTTTTGCCCCAGATTGCTGTAAtggttactactactactggaCCTACTTTATGTCTGCTTTTTCTTTCACGAATTCATCCCTATTACAGTCAACTGGAATATTGAGAGGGAGGTGACTCAGTATGAACGAAAGTACCGTGGAAGAGAACTGCCGGGCTTCATCAACTACAAGACCTTCGAGGACATGGTCAAGGAGCAGATCAAAAGGCTGGAAGGGCCTGCTGTCCTGAAACTCAAGGAAGTGGCAGGCATGTCTTATCATGATGCTCCAATAATCACCTGCCATCTGAATGTAATACCGTCAAGatgttaatttgtgttttcttttatagaAATTGTGAGGACAGAGCTGTTTAAGTTGGCGCAGAGCAGCTTAGTTGGATTTCCTAACCTCATCAGAACAGCTCAGGTACCATTTTAATTGTCCAGTGCTACAGTATGTGACTAAACATTGTTGAATATTTACAGACTAACTTTTATGTCCTTTAGATGAAGATTGAAGCCATCAGAAAGGAGAGGGAGATTGCAGCAGAGTCCATGCTGAGGACTCAGTTTAAGATGGAGATGATTGTTTACACTCAGGACAGCACATACAGCAAGAAGTTAGGAAAGCGGAAGAGGGAAAATGAACAGGAATGTGCGACAGTGTCTGTCTTCGTGGCTCCATTAGTGAAGAAAAGCATCAGCAGCACTGACAGCAATAATGACAGCGGGGCCACCCTGAAAGAGATGATCAAACACCTTAAATCCTACTACCAAGTACGTGTCATTTACATTACGTGCATTTTACAatacatcacacacattttagaTACAGTATAAAGGTGGGAAAGAATTGTAGTTTTATCATTTTGAATAAGTAGTGTTATTTGATGGATAGTCATAAAATGCCAACCTGATGACCTCTCCAAAgacaaaactttaaaatgatAATCCTTCACAAATTCTAATTAGTTTATCTAGTAATTAATAGCTTATCTATGGTTGATCAATGACATCCTAATCATGTATAGACTAGATAGATGAAATCTTAATGTTTTATGTATAAATCAAGAATATTTCTTcctaaaaccattttttataTCTATCTTCTATATTGATGAGCATGTTGTCAATCATGAAcccatacagtatatgtacCCATCAAAGAATGAGCTCCTATAAACTGTTAACTCTGTATTAATTTATTCTGAATTATTCaagatatattaaaaatatgttcAAGATTAAAAGTCAATTTGCAGAAATgctctgtagttttttttaagaCACTATGATTTAGAAGTAATTATTTATTGTTCTACGAAGTGACGATGACTTTACTAAGGACAGACATTATTGAGTGCTacccaaaaatgtcaaaatctagAACACCATCTTTCTCCTTGGGTGTGGCCGAATATGAACACATTATCCAGATATGCACAGATAATGCACCCTAAACAGAtatgaaaaccaaacaaatttTAGCAGAAATAATCATCCTCTGCCACGCTTGACACAATTGACCACAAAAGTAAAACTGATTTTTCTCCTCCTAACTCGGTCGTGATCAGCTGAATTTACTCTTTACATCAAGCCCAATAATCTATTTAGAAATCACCTCATGACTTCATCAATCAGATCATAATCATCTGATTCAGACATGTTCTTCACTGTCAGAGTAATCCATCTGATGTCTGTACAGTACAAACAGGAACTGCTCGTAGCAAAAGCAGCAGGACTTTTCATGATGCAGATATGCCAAAATTAGATTAAGTCAGGTTCATAGTATAAATATTCTACTATTGTGTTGACAGCTACACACAGATATATATGGAgtataaatgtttatatttaatgaAGAAAATGAAGCAGAGTAGAACATTTCTAACAACTTCCcgtgtaaaacaaataaagatatttttgtgacatttacatACAGATAGTTGTTTTACATTAGACCCCTACTTTCTCCTCTCCAAACCACAGATTGCTGGCCAGCGTCTAGCTGACCAGATCCCGCTTGTGATCCGCTACCAGATGTTGCAGGAGTCTGCTGTCCAGCTGCAGAGGGAGATGCTGCAGATGCTTCAGGACAAGGAAAAAACGGAGTCCCTACTTCAAGAGGACTCTGGCATAAGAACCAAGAGAATCCACCTTCAGAGTCGCCTCAAGCGCCTGTCAAAAGCACGCATTCTGCTGACTGAATTCAGCATGAACATATACAacttcaacacaacacaactgaaacaacaaAATGGCGCTGCGGATGGCGACCTCGGTGTTGCGCTCTCCCAAGCCCTGCCAGCCTCTCACCTGACCCCCCACCGGCACAGAGACAAAAGATCAGGAAGGCACAAGGCCCAGCACGCGTGTGACCCTTTTGTCTGAAAGCCTGTGCTGACTGGCTATCCcacatcttcacacagatcttcaacagatcagtggagctgtgtgaaatctCCTCCTGCTTCAAGCGCTCCACAATAATCCCGGTCCCCAGAGAAACCCTCACATGTCATATCACAGGATTAAATGACTCAAGGCCCTGTCACCCTGACATCTGAGGTCATGAAATCCTTCGAGAGattggtgttggcccacctgaaggacatcaTAGCCCCCCTATTGGACATCCTGCAGTTGCTGTGCAGTCAGGTCAGTAGACGATGCAGTCAGCACGGGGCTGCACTATAACTACTTGTGGacttcaacaccatcatcccagcgGTCCTCCTCCCCAAACTCACACAGCTCACTGTGCATGgcctgctgaaactgtcagttcttttaaattaagactgaagagtttttattttaccattccttttaattaaatatttaagatttttctttttaccactgcctttaactagtagattgataatgtgcactgcactgtaacatttactgtcctgttttctttttctttgtttttagctttttaccattgcttttaattaaatatttacacggtgagaaatgagttggtaattgagtgaaaagataatgagagtgagattgaacagagtgaaggaagtggtcttaaatctcgcgcctgagtgatttgcaggaccctctgtccacctgtaaacgtgcaggtgggtccagagtataactggatcaaagtcgcctgcggacagacatgtcctggtttctctgtagtgtctgagggtttttggagtttcagtggacccaaNNNNNNNNNNNNNNNNNNNNggacccaaagattgctttGGACCTGactacagactagctagagagagtagattaagtttatttataagtttattctcttttcaaaataattgtaactccattatttgctcaacccctcagcctgtttttattttccatttaactcttttaaccctgattgtacactgcactgtaacttttattatattttaatgtgtattttttttttcaatttccctatgttgcttttaaacttttttatatttccctgttgcttttatgttttatgtaaagcactttgaattaccttgttgttgaaatgtgctatacaaataaacttgccttttttttttagcagttttatgtttttgaaataatcattttatttttttaagtaaaatacaGACAGTCTTGTTACATTATGGGATTCATTTGGATGTCTCATTACATTTTTTGGTCATGTTTGAATGTTTGAATGTTGAACAGATTTTCCATTCACTTTTCTTACTACATGAATGACATGCAAGAAATAAGATCCAAAGTGGATGTTAACTGTCAGTTGGA
Above is a genomic segment from Micropterus dolomieu isolate WLL.071019.BEF.003 ecotype Adirondacks linkage group LG18, ASM2129224v1, whole genome shotgun sequence containing:
- the LOC123986987 gene encoding interferon-induced GTP-binding protein Mx-like, whose amino-acid sequence is MNSLNQQYEEKVRPCIDLIDSLRSLGVEKDLALPAIAVIGDQSSGKSSVLEALSGVALPRGSGIVTRCPLELKMKREKQGEEWHGRIRYRDYEEEIQDPADVEKQIREAQDKMAGKGCGISDDLISLEIASPNVPDLTLIDLPGIARVAVKGQPENIGEQIKRLIEKFIKKQETISLVVVPCNVDIATTEALNMAQRVDPDGERTLGILTKPDLVDKGTEETMVEIVHNEVIHLKKGYMIVKCRGQQEITEKVSLTEATEREAAFFKEHAYFQILYDEGHATVPKLAEKLTLELVNHIKTSLPRLEEQIEKKLLKTQADLDSCGTGPPIDATERLGFLIDRVTAFTKDAVNLSTGEDVKFGERLNIFSILRKEFAEWKAIIDNSGVTFNWNIEREVTQYERKYRGRELPGFINYKTFEDMVKEQIKRLEGPAVLKLKEVAEIVRTELFKLAQSSLVGFPNLIRTAQMKIEAIRKEREIAAESMLRTQFKMEMIVYTQDSTYSKKLGKRKRENEQECATVSVFVAPLVKKSISSTDSNNDSGATLKEMIKHLKSYYQIAGQRLADQIPLVIRYQMLQESAVQLQREMLQMLQDKEKTESLLQEDSGIRTKRIHLQSRLKRLSKARILLTEFSMNIYNFNTTQLKQQNGAADGDLGVALSQALPASHLTPHRHRDKRSGRHKAQHACDPFV